One window from the genome of Enterobacter asburiae encodes:
- the ruvB gene encoding Holliday junction branch migration DNA helicase RuvB → MIEADRLVSAGTIQADDVVDRAIRPKLLDEYIGQPQVRSQMEIFIQAAKLRGDALDHLLIFGPPGLGKTTLANIVANEMGVNLRTTSGPVLEKAGDLAAMLTNLEPHDVLFIDEIHRLSPVVEEVLYPAMEDYQLDIMIGEGPAARSIKIDLPPFTLIGATTRAGSLTSPLRDRFGIVQRLEFYQVADLQHIVGRSARYMGLEMSEEGAFEVAKRSRGTPRIANRLLRRVRDFAEVKHDGSISAEIAAQALDMLNVDAEGFDYMDRKLLLAVLDKFFGGPVGLDNLAAAIGEERETIEDVLEPYLIQQGFLQRTPRGRMATVRAWNHFGITPPAMP, encoded by the coding sequence ATGATTGAAGCAGACCGCCTGGTATCGGCAGGCACAATTCAGGCAGATGACGTGGTGGATCGCGCGATCCGCCCTAAGCTGCTTGATGAGTATATCGGCCAGCCGCAGGTTCGTTCCCAGATGGAGATTTTCATCCAGGCGGCAAAGCTGCGCGGCGATGCGCTCGATCACCTGCTGATTTTTGGCCCTCCGGGTTTGGGGAAAACTACGCTGGCGAATATCGTCGCCAATGAAATGGGCGTCAACCTGCGCACCACCTCCGGCCCGGTGCTGGAGAAGGCGGGCGATCTCGCCGCGATGCTGACCAACCTCGAACCGCATGACGTGCTGTTTATCGATGAGATCCACCGCCTGTCACCGGTGGTGGAGGAAGTGCTCTATCCGGCGATGGAAGATTACCAGCTGGATATCATGATCGGTGAAGGCCCGGCCGCGCGCTCCATTAAAATCGATCTGCCGCCCTTTACCCTGATTGGCGCTACCACCCGCGCCGGGTCGTTGACCTCTCCGCTGCGCGACCGTTTCGGCATCGTACAGCGTCTGGAGTTTTACCAGGTGGCGGACCTCCAGCACATTGTTGGCCGTAGCGCCCGCTATATGGGGCTGGAAATGAGCGAAGAGGGCGCGTTTGAAGTGGCGAAACGTTCCCGCGGTACGCCGCGTATCGCCAACCGCCTGCTGCGCCGCGTGCGTGACTTTGCCGAAGTGAAGCACGATGGCTCGATTTCCGCCGAGATCGCCGCTCAGGCGCTGGATATGCTGAACGTCGATGCCGAAGGCTTTGACTATATGGACCGTAAACTGCTGCTGGCGGTGCTGGATAAGTTCTTTGGCGGCCCGGTCGGGCTGGATAACCTGGCGGCGGCTATTGGGGAAGAGCGTGAGACGATTGAAGATGTGCTGGAGCCGTATCTGATCCAGCAGGGCTTCTTACAGCGCACCCCGCGTGGACGTATGGCAACGGTGCGGGCGTGGAATCATTTCGGCATTACGCCACCGGCAATGCCGTAA
- a CDS encoding DUF72 domain-containing protein, translated as MMYVGLPQWSHPKWVRLGITSLEEYARHFNCVEGNTTLYALPKAEIVARWREQTTDDFRFCFKFPATISHQAALRNCGDLTEEFFTRMSPLANRIGQYWIQLPATFGPRDMPALWQFLDALPREFTYGVEVRHPEFFAKGEAEKALNRGLLERSVNRVILDSRPVHSAIPHSEAIVEAQRKKPKVPVHAIVTAHNPMVRFIGSDNMQQNQAMFAVWLQTLAKWEHSTTPYLFLHTPDIAQAPELVDALWQALQAAVPSVGSAPGIPQQSSLF; from the coding sequence ATGATGTATGTAGGCCTGCCCCAGTGGTCGCACCCGAAATGGGTGCGCCTTGGCATCACCAGCCTCGAGGAGTATGCCCGGCACTTCAACTGTGTCGAGGGCAACACCACCCTGTATGCGCTTCCCAAAGCCGAGATTGTTGCGCGCTGGCGGGAACAAACGACCGACGACTTCCGCTTCTGCTTTAAGTTTCCGGCCACCATTTCCCACCAGGCCGCGCTGCGCAACTGCGGCGATTTGACCGAAGAGTTTTTTACACGCATGTCGCCGCTGGCGAACCGCATCGGTCAATACTGGATCCAGCTACCCGCCACGTTTGGCCCGCGCGATATGCCTGCGCTGTGGCAGTTCCTCGATGCCCTGCCCCGCGAATTCACCTACGGCGTTGAAGTCAGGCATCCTGAATTTTTTGCGAAGGGCGAAGCAGAAAAAGCGCTCAATCGCGGCCTGCTTGAGCGTTCCGTAAACCGGGTGATCCTCGACAGCCGCCCGGTGCACAGCGCTATCCCCCATAGCGAAGCCATCGTTGAAGCGCAGCGTAAAAAACCGAAAGTGCCGGTCCACGCCATCGTGACCGCGCATAACCCCATGGTCAGGTTTATCGGCAGCGATAACATGCAGCAAAATCAGGCGATGTTCGCCGTCTGGCTGCAAACGTTAGCGAAATGGGAGCACTCCACCACGCCGTATCTCTTTTTGCACACGCCGGATATCGCCCAGGCGCCCGAACTGGTCGATGCTCTGTGGCAGGCCTTGCAGGCTGCGGTGCCGTCCGTGGGCAGCGCCCCTGGCATCCCACAACAATCTTCTCTTTTCTGA
- the znuB gene encoding zinc ABC transporter permease subunit ZnuB — translation MIELLLPGWLAGIMLACAAGPLGSFVVWRRMSYFGDTLAHASLLGVAFGLLLDVNPFYAVIVVTLLLAAGLVWLEKRPHLAIDTLLGIMAHSALSLGLVVVSLMSNIRVDLMAYLFGDLLAVTPEDLIAIAIGVVVVLAILLWQWRNLLAMTVSPDLAFVDGVKLQRVKLLLMLVTALTIGVAMKFVGALIITSLLIIPAATARRFARTPEQMAGVAVIIGMIAVTGGLTFSAFYDTPAGPSVVLSAAVLFIFSMMKKTAQ, via the coding sequence ATGATTGAACTGTTACTGCCCGGCTGGCTGGCCGGGATTATGCTTGCCTGCGCCGCGGGCCCGCTTGGCTCGTTTGTGGTCTGGCGCAGAATGTCCTATTTTGGCGATACCCTGGCGCATGCGTCTCTGCTGGGCGTTGCCTTTGGTCTGCTGCTGGATGTGAACCCCTTCTACGCGGTGATTGTGGTTACGCTGCTGCTGGCCGCAGGTCTGGTCTGGCTGGAAAAGCGCCCTCACCTAGCGATTGATACGCTGCTTGGCATTATGGCGCACAGTGCCCTGTCTCTGGGTCTGGTGGTGGTCAGCCTGATGTCGAACATCCGCGTGGATCTGATGGCCTACCTCTTCGGTGACCTGCTGGCTGTGACGCCGGAGGATCTTATCGCTATCGCCATTGGCGTGGTGGTGGTGCTCGCTATACTGCTCTGGCAGTGGCGGAATTTACTGGCCATGACCGTCAGCCCGGACCTGGCATTTGTCGACGGCGTGAAGCTGCAGCGCGTGAAGCTGCTGCTGATGCTGGTGACGGCGTTAACGATTGGTGTAGCGATGAAGTTTGTCGGCGCGCTGATTATTACATCACTGCTGATCATCCCTGCCGCCACGGCGCGTCGTTTTGCCCGTACGCCGGAGCAGATGGCCGGTGTGGCCGTTATTATCGGGATGATTGCCGTAACGGGTGGGCTAACCTTCTCGGCGTTCTATGACACGCCTGCGGGGCCGTCCGTGGTGCTCAGTGCGGCGGTGCTGTTTATCTTCAGTATGATGAAAAAGACCGCACAGTAG
- a CDS encoding YebC/PmpR family DNA-binding transcriptional regulator, with the protein MAGHSKWANTKHRKAAQDAKRGKIFTKIIRELVTAARLGGGDPASNPRLRAAVDKALSNNMTRDTLNRAIARGVGGDEDANMETIIYEGYGPGGTAVMVECLSDNRNRTVAEVRHAFTKTGGNLGTDGSVAYLFSKKGVISFEKGDEDAIMEAALEAGAEDVVTFDDGAIDVYTAWEEMGAVRDALEAAGLKADNAEVSMIPSTKADMDAETAPKLLRLIDMLEDCDDVQEVYHNGEISDEVAATL; encoded by the coding sequence ATGGCAGGTCATAGTAAGTGGGCCAACACCAAACACCGCAAAGCGGCACAGGATGCCAAGCGCGGTAAGATCTTTACCAAAATCATTCGCGAGCTGGTGACAGCAGCGCGTCTGGGCGGCGGCGACCCGGCTTCTAACCCGCGTCTGCGCGCGGCGGTAGATAAAGCGCTGTCTAACAACATGACGCGTGACACCCTGAACCGTGCAATCGCACGTGGCGTGGGCGGTGATGAAGACGCGAACATGGAAACCATCATTTATGAAGGTTACGGTCCTGGCGGTACAGCGGTAATGGTTGAGTGTCTGTCTGACAACCGTAACCGTACCGTTGCGGAAGTGCGTCACGCGTTCACCAAAACCGGCGGCAACCTGGGCACTGACGGTTCCGTGGCTTACCTGTTCAGCAAAAAAGGCGTCATCTCCTTCGAGAAAGGCGATGAAGATGCGATCATGGAAGCGGCGCTGGAAGCCGGTGCGGAAGACGTTGTGACCTTCGATGACGGTGCTATCGACGTTTACACCGCGTGGGAAGAGATGGGTGCCGTGCGCGACGCGCTGGAAGCGGCTGGCCTGAAAGCGGACAACGCTGAAGTCTCCATGATCCCGTCTACCAAAGCGGACATGGATGCGGAAACGGCACCAAAACTGCTGCGTCTGATCGACATGCTCGAAGACTGCGACGACGTGCAGGAAGTGTATCACAACGGTGAAATCTCTGATGAGGTTGCAGCGACTCTCTAA
- the ruvA gene encoding Holliday junction branch migration protein RuvA gives MIGRLRGIIIEKQPPLVLLEVGGVGYEVHMPMTCFYELPDAGKEAVVFTQFVVREDAQLLYGFNNKQERTLFRELIKTNGVGPKLALAILSGMSAPQFVNAVEREDPAALIKLPGIGKKTAERLIVEMKDRFKGLHGDLFTPAADLVLTSPGGPATDDDAEQEAVAALVALGYKPQEASRMVSKIAKPDASSETLIREALRAAL, from the coding sequence GTGATAGGCAGACTCAGAGGCATCATCATTGAAAAACAACCCCCGTTAGTGCTGCTGGAAGTGGGTGGCGTGGGCTATGAAGTCCATATGCCGATGACCTGCTTCTACGAGCTGCCGGACGCGGGCAAAGAGGCGGTTGTCTTTACTCAGTTTGTGGTGCGTGAAGATGCCCAGCTGCTGTACGGCTTCAATAACAAGCAGGAACGAACCCTGTTCCGCGAGCTGATTAAAACCAACGGCGTTGGCCCGAAGCTGGCGCTGGCGATTTTATCCGGCATGTCTGCACCACAGTTCGTGAATGCCGTTGAGCGCGAAGATCCTGCGGCGCTGATTAAGCTTCCGGGCATCGGCAAGAAAACCGCCGAGCGTCTGATTGTCGAAATGAAAGACCGCTTTAAAGGTCTGCATGGCGATCTGTTCACGCCGGCTGCCGATTTGGTACTGACCTCTCCTGGCGGCCCTGCCACGGATGATGACGCCGAGCAGGAAGCGGTTGCCGCGCTGGTGGCGCTGGGCTATAAACCTCAGGAGGCCAGCCGTATGGTGAGCAAAATTGCCAAACCGGACGCCAGCAGTGAAACCCTGATTCGTGAAGCGCTGCGCGCTGCATTGTGA
- the nudB gene encoding dihydroneopterin triphosphate diphosphatase, producing the protein MAYKLPVSVLVVIYAEDTKRVLMLQRRDDPDFWQSVTGSLEEGETALQAAAREVKEEVTIDVAREQLTLKDCQRTVEFEIFSHLRHRYAPGTERNTESWFCLALPHEREIVFTEHLTYRWVNAADAAALTKSWSNRQAIEEFVINAA; encoded by the coding sequence ATGGCATATAAGCTTCCCGTTTCGGTCCTGGTGGTCATTTATGCAGAAGACACGAAGCGGGTGCTGATGTTGCAGCGGCGCGATGACCCTGATTTCTGGCAGTCGGTAACCGGCAGTCTGGAAGAGGGGGAAACCGCGTTGCAGGCCGCCGCGCGTGAAGTAAAGGAAGAGGTCACCATTGACGTTGCCCGCGAGCAACTGACCCTGAAGGACTGTCAGCGCACGGTGGAGTTTGAAATTTTTAGCCATTTACGTCATCGCTACGCGCCGGGTACCGAGCGCAATACGGAGTCGTGGTTCTGTCTCGCGCTCCCCCATGAACGGGAGATCGTGTTTACCGAACACCTGACCTACCGCTGGGTGAATGCGGCGGACGCCGCCGCACTGACCAAGTCGTGGAGCAACCGGCAGGCGATTGAAGAATTTGTAATTAACGCTGCCTGA
- a CDS encoding hydrolase, producing MLTLDASKTALVVIDLQEGILPFAGGPHTADDVVSRAARLAETCRASGAPVVMVHVGWSADYAEALKQPVDAQAPARALPENWWTYPVSLGKRDGDIEVTKRQWGAFYGTDLELQLRRRGIDTIILCGISTNIGVESTARNAWELGFNLVIAEDACSAASAEQHQGSMTHIFPRIGRVRSTDEIVSAL from the coding sequence ATGTTAACACTTGATGCCAGTAAAACCGCACTTGTCGTGATTGATTTACAGGAAGGCATTCTGCCCTTCGCCGGTGGCCCGCATACCGCGGATGACGTGGTCAGCCGCGCCGCTCGCCTGGCGGAAACATGTCGTGCCAGCGGTGCGCCTGTTGTCATGGTGCACGTCGGCTGGTCTGCGGATTACGCCGAAGCGTTAAAACAGCCCGTTGATGCCCAGGCTCCAGCACGCGCCCTGCCGGAAAACTGGTGGACGTACCCGGTCTCACTCGGCAAACGCGACGGCGATATTGAAGTGACCAAACGCCAGTGGGGCGCATTCTACGGTACCGATCTCGAGCTGCAGCTCCGCCGTCGCGGCATCGACACGATCATCCTGTGCGGCATTTCCACCAACATCGGCGTGGAGTCTACCGCCCGCAACGCGTGGGAGCTGGGCTTTAACCTGGTGATCGCCGAAGATGCCTGCAGCGCGGCCTCCGCGGAACAGCATCAGGGCAGCATGACCCATATTTTCCCGCGCATCGGACGTGTGCGCAGTACGGATGAGATTGTCAGCGCGCTATGA
- the cmoA gene encoding carboxy-S-adenosyl-L-methionine synthase CmoA, with protein sequence MSDRDTLFSAPIASLGDWTFDERVAEVFPDMIQRSVPGYSNIISMIGMLAERFVQPGTQVYDLGCSLGAATLSVRRNIHQEGCRIIAVDNSPAMVERCRRHIDAYKAPVPVDVVEGDIREIEINNASMVVLNFTLQFLVPEDRQLLLDKIYQGLNPGGALVLSEKFSFEDAEVGELLFNMHHDFKRANGYSELEISQKRSMLENVMLTDSVETHKARLSKAGFEHSELWFQCFNFGSLVALKAGESA encoded by the coding sequence ATGTCAGATCGCGACACGCTTTTTTCCGCGCCTATCGCCAGCCTGGGCGACTGGACCTTCGATGAACGGGTAGCCGAAGTCTTCCCGGATATGATCCAGCGCTCTGTTCCCGGTTATTCCAATATTATCTCTATGATCGGCATGCTGGCTGAGCGCTTCGTTCAACCCGGCACGCAGGTCTATGACCTGGGGTGCTCGCTCGGCGCGGCAACGCTGTCGGTTCGTCGTAATATTCACCAGGAAGGCTGCCGAATCATTGCCGTCGATAACTCACCGGCCATGGTTGAGCGCTGCCGTCGCCATATTGACGCGTACAAAGCCCCTGTCCCGGTGGACGTGGTGGAAGGTGACATCCGCGAGATTGAGATCAATAACGCCTCGATGGTGGTGCTGAATTTCACCCTTCAGTTCCTGGTTCCTGAAGACCGCCAGCTGCTGCTGGATAAAATTTATCAGGGGCTGAATCCCGGTGGCGCGCTGGTGCTCTCGGAGAAATTCAGCTTCGAAGATGCCGAGGTTGGCGAACTGCTGTTCAATATGCACCACGATTTCAAACGGGCGAACGGCTACAGCGAGCTGGAGATCAGCCAGAAGCGCAGCATGCTCGAAAACGTGATGCTGACGGATTCCGTTGAAACCCACAAAGCGCGTCTGAGCAAAGCCGGGTTTGAGCACAGCGAACTGTGGTTCCAGTGCTTTAACTTTGGCTCTCTGGTGGCGCTAAAAGCGGGAGAATCCGCATGA
- the ruvC gene encoding crossover junction endodeoxyribonuclease RuvC, with product MSIILGIDPGSRVTGYGVIRQVGRQLTYLGSGCIRTKVDDLPSRLKLIYAGVSEIITQFQPDYFAIEQVFMAKNADSALKLGQARGVAIVAAVNQDLPVFEYAARQVKQTVVGIGSAEKSQVQHMVRTLLKLPANPQADAADALAIAITHCHVSQNAMQMSESRLNLARGRLR from the coding sequence ATGTCGATTATTCTCGGGATTGACCCAGGCTCACGCGTCACCGGTTATGGCGTTATCCGGCAGGTTGGACGCCAGCTAACCTACCTGGGCAGCGGCTGTATTCGTACCAAAGTTGACGATCTGCCGTCGCGCCTGAAACTCATCTATGCGGGCGTGTCGGAGATCATCACCCAGTTTCAGCCGGACTATTTCGCCATTGAGCAGGTCTTTATGGCGAAAAACGCCGATTCGGCGCTAAAGCTCGGTCAGGCGCGCGGCGTTGCCATCGTCGCTGCCGTGAACCAGGATTTGCCGGTATTCGAATACGCGGCGCGTCAGGTCAAGCAGACGGTGGTGGGCATTGGTAGCGCGGAGAAAAGCCAGGTGCAGCACATGGTGCGTACCCTGCTGAAGCTTCCCGCGAACCCGCAGGCCGACGCCGCCGATGCGCTGGCGATTGCGATTACCCACTGTCACGTCAGCCAGAACGCGATGCAAATGAGCGAGTCGCGGCTCAATCTGGCGCGAGGCAGGTTACGATAA
- a CDS encoding MAPEG family protein codes for MVSALYAVLGALLLIKFSFDVVRLRTLYRVSYGDGGFSELQSAIRIHGNAVEYIPAALILLLFMEMNGAETWMVHICGLLLIAGRLMHYYGFHHRLIRWRRSGMSATWCSLLLMVLANLWYMPWELVFSLH; via the coding sequence ATGGTCAGCGCGCTGTATGCGGTGTTAGGTGCATTACTGCTGATTAAGTTTTCATTTGATGTTGTGCGCCTCAGAACGCTGTACCGGGTCTCCTACGGTGACGGCGGGTTTTCAGAGCTACAAAGCGCTATCCGCATTCATGGCAACGCGGTCGAATACATCCCCGCAGCCTTAATCCTGCTGCTATTTATGGAGATGAATGGCGCAGAAACCTGGATGGTGCACATCTGTGGCCTGCTTCTTATTGCTGGCCGCCTGATGCACTATTACGGTTTTCACCACCGCTTAATCCGCTGGCGTCGTTCCGGCATGAGTGCGACCTGGTGTTCGCTTTTGCTGATGGTGCTGGCTAACCTGTGGTATATGCCGTGGGAGTTGGTTTTCTCCCTCCATTAG
- the aspS gene encoding aspartate--tRNA ligase, whose protein sequence is MRTEYCGQLRQSHVGQQVTLCGWVNRRRDLGSLIFIDMRDREGIVQVFFDPDRADALKLASELRNEFCIQVTGTVRARDEKNVNADMATGAIEVLASDLVIINRAEALPLDSNHVNTEEARLKYRYLDLRRPEMAQRLKTRAKITSLVRRFMDDHGFLDIETPMLTKATPEGARDYLVPSRVHKGKFYALPQSPQLFKQLLMMSGFDRYYQIVKCFRDEDLRADRQPEFTQIDVETSFMTAEQVREVMEALVRSLWNDVKGVELGDFPIMTFAEAERRYGSDKPDLRNPMELVDVADLVKGVEFAVFSGPANDPKGRVAALRVPGGATLSRKQIDDYGNFIKIYGAKGLAYIKVTERAKGLEGITSPVAKFLNADIVEAILERTGAQDGDMIFFGADNKKVVADAMGALRLKLGKDLSLTDENKWAPLWVIDFPMFEDDGEGGLTAMHHPFTSPKDMTAAELKAAPEDAVANAYDMVINGYEVGGGSVRIHSGEMQQTVFGILGINEQEQREKFGFLLDALKYGTPPHAGLAFGLDRLTMLLTGTDNIRDVIAFPKTTAAACLMTEAPSFANPASLAELGIDVVKKEEKN, encoded by the coding sequence ATGCGTACAGAATATTGCGGGCAGCTGCGTCAGTCCCACGTCGGGCAGCAGGTAACCCTGTGTGGTTGGGTCAATCGTCGTCGTGATCTTGGTAGCCTTATCTTCATCGATATGCGCGACCGCGAAGGTATCGTTCAGGTGTTCTTCGACCCGGATCGCGCAGATGCGTTGAAGCTGGCCTCTGAGCTGCGTAATGAGTTCTGCATTCAGGTTACCGGCACCGTGCGTGCGCGTGACGAGAAAAACGTTAACGCCGACATGGCGACGGGTGCCATCGAAGTGCTGGCGTCCGACCTGGTGATCATCAACCGTGCAGAAGCGCTGCCGCTGGACTCCAACCACGTCAACACTGAAGAAGCGCGTCTGAAATACCGCTACCTGGATCTGCGTCGCCCGGAAATGGCTCAGCGCCTGAAAACCCGTGCGAAAATCACCAGCCTGGTGCGTCGCTTTATGGATGACCACGGTTTCCTCGATATCGAAACCCCGATGCTGACCAAAGCCACGCCGGAAGGTGCGCGCGATTACCTGGTCCCATCCCGCGTTCATAAAGGTAAATTCTACGCGCTGCCGCAGTCTCCACAGCTCTTCAAACAGCTGCTGATGATGTCCGGCTTCGATCGCTACTATCAAATTGTAAAATGCTTCCGCGATGAAGACCTGCGCGCTGACCGCCAGCCAGAATTTACCCAGATCGATGTGGAAACCTCCTTCATGACCGCCGAGCAGGTGCGTGAAGTGATGGAAGCCCTGGTGCGTAGCCTGTGGAATGATGTGAAGGGCGTTGAACTGGGCGACTTCCCGATCATGACCTTCGCTGAAGCCGAGCGTCGCTACGGCTCCGACAAACCAGACCTGCGTAACCCGATGGAGCTGGTGGACGTTGCAGACCTGGTGAAAGGCGTTGAGTTTGCCGTATTCTCTGGCCCGGCTAACGATCCTAAAGGCCGTGTGGCGGCCCTGCGTGTACCGGGTGGTGCAACACTGAGCCGCAAGCAGATCGACGACTACGGCAACTTCATCAAGATCTACGGCGCGAAAGGTCTGGCCTATATTAAAGTGACCGAGCGTGCGAAAGGCCTGGAAGGTATCACCAGCCCGGTAGCGAAGTTCCTGAACGCAGACATCGTGGAAGCGATCCTTGAGCGCACCGGCGCGCAGGACGGCGACATGATCTTCTTCGGCGCAGACAACAAGAAAGTCGTGGCGGATGCGATGGGCGCGCTGCGTCTGAAGCTCGGCAAAGACCTGAGCCTGACCGACGAAAACAAATGGGCGCCGCTGTGGGTTATCGACTTCCCAATGTTTGAAGACGACGGTGAAGGCGGCCTGACGGCAATGCATCACCCGTTCACCTCGCCAAAAGACATGACGGCAGCAGAGCTGAAAGCGGCACCGGAAGATGCGGTCGCGAACGCCTACGATATGGTTATCAACGGCTACGAAGTGGGCGGCGGTTCCGTGCGTATTCACAGCGGCGAAATGCAGCAGACCGTGTTCGGCATCCTGGGCATCAACGAGCAGGAGCAGCGCGAGAAGTTCGGCTTCCTGCTGGACGCCCTGAAATACGGCACGCCTCCGCACGCGGGTCTGGCCTTCGGTCTTGACCGACTGACGATGCTGCTGACCGGCACCGATAACATTCGTGATGTTATTGCCTTCCCGAAAACCACTGCCGCAGCGTGTCTGATGACCGAAGCGCCAAGCTTTGCCAACCCGGCCTCTCTGGCCGAGCTTGGCATTGACGTGGTGAAGAAGGAAGAGAAAAACTGA